The proteins below are encoded in one region of Aulosira sp. FACHB-615:
- a CDS encoding nuclease-related domain-containing protein has protein sequence MVIRTYRTQPFETTHENRIFDALLKELKQNWADSEELLILLGNFYCNGSEIDAAILKRKSITVIDFKDYGGNIHFSENGKWFADNVEIKGGNKENPYLQIRHNKFALLDFLKGRLNLPSGRQPNFGHISGLALFHKPIIFDELQLPGTISPWFHIVDIDHVTERMAQITSREIDLTHHDLETIVSFFSIPEYIPIGRGYKAVTPQFKDDNIPEIELPEYLQSPLSQINKFLESSEKILILSGMIGTGLEAFFKVIAHQALRQGRNYSLLAPNRRIASQYPVSEAESIYTCIYSGNPKIKQDKIIYELIENRNNDRHLYIIGDSHLISDANFEANLRRYGSGQLLTDLCNFLDLNNSNRQIIFIGDPFQITRGKIDESALCSERVTAITGCPVKTVYLEYIAPENQNSLLIKNSLEVASSIRDKNFNYLHIMTDNLQCLASPKEKEEKYKLVTSLFDQESNSTKFLAYSHVKVNEINNWIRQKFFQRDHNIACGDIVNIHNSFFVKNDDIPDSSIYVPNDSFAEVIKIKEDIQPLIQPLKGRDEPIKVNFIHLRVRLLHNNQEIEFLCLKDYLYAEKPEIDKDTLLALYISAKTRFKQLQNLETTNIEESDYEESVALANFLRGDPYLNAAQLRFGYALTVNRAQGQKFRTVIANMDTNQGKTNETYFRWVYTLFSIANDKLILSNIPSITPFDRAIWDASNSKIDSIYPCNFIEFDPNAEIGIENIIEFDIPEVALRNFYWYIKKKLDAQGIKITSYNHHNYQEIYSFEAENVTAYCSIRFYYNGKYQISRAETIKSDPPDFAEKVRNFISSEIVCATKIQQDIYKLIQNKLDKYKILIQAIEHNNYEEIYYLTSKNSNLKLKITYDGDGFITRLSPLKYSNNEIMEAVRIALEI, from the coding sequence ATGGTTATCCGTACTTATCGCACACAACCTTTTGAGACAACGCATGAAAACCGTATCTTTGATGCGTTGCTGAAAGAATTAAAACAAAACTGGGCTGATTCAGAAGAACTGTTAATCCTACTGGGAAACTTTTACTGTAATGGTTCTGAAATAGATGCGGCTATTTTGAAAAGGAAAAGTATTACCGTCATCGACTTTAAAGACTATGGAGGAAATATCCATTTTTCTGAAAATGGAAAATGGTTTGCAGATAATGTGGAAATTAAAGGAGGGAATAAAGAAAATCCCTATTTGCAGATTAGACATAATAAGTTTGCATTGCTTGATTTTCTGAAAGGAAGACTTAACTTACCATCCGGTAGACAACCAAATTTTGGACATATATCTGGGTTAGCATTATTTCATAAACCTATCATTTTTGATGAATTACAGTTACCAGGTACAATCTCCCCCTGGTTTCATATAGTTGATATTGATCATGTGACGGAACGAATGGCACAAATCACTAGTCGTGAAATTGATCTGACTCATCACGATTTAGAAACAATAGTGTCATTTTTTAGCATTCCTGAGTATATCCCAATAGGAAGAGGTTATAAAGCTGTTACCCCTCAGTTTAAAGACGATAATATTCCAGAGATAGAATTACCAGAATATCTCCAATCTCCTCTGTCACAAATTAACAAATTTTTGGAATCCTCAGAAAAAATTTTAATTCTGAGTGGAATGATTGGAACTGGATTAGAAGCATTCTTCAAAGTTATTGCTCATCAAGCCTTAAGGCAAGGGAGAAATTATTCACTTTTAGCACCAAACCGTCGTATAGCTTCCCAGTATCCTGTTTCAGAAGCAGAGAGTATTTATACTTGTATTTATTCAGGAAATCCTAAAATCAAACAAGATAAAATTATTTATGAATTAATTGAAAATCGAAATAATGACAGACATTTGTATATTATTGGTGATAGTCATTTAATTTCTGACGCAAATTTTGAAGCTAATCTTAGGCGTTATGGTAGTGGACAACTTCTTACGGATTTATGTAATTTTCTTGACCTCAATAATTCAAATAGACAAATTATTTTCATTGGTGATCCATTTCAAATCACACGGGGTAAAATTGATGAATCAGCTTTATGTTCTGAACGTGTAACCGCTATTACTGGTTGTCCAGTCAAAACAGTTTATCTTGAGTATATTGCTCCTGAAAATCAGAATAGTTTGCTTATTAAAAATTCTTTAGAAGTCGCAAGTAGCATAAGAGATAAAAATTTTAATTATCTTCATATAATGACAGATAATTTACAGTGTCTAGCATCACCAAAAGAAAAAGAGGAGAAGTATAAATTAGTAACGTCTTTGTTTGACCAAGAATCAAACTCCACTAAGTTTTTAGCTTACTCTCATGTAAAAGTAAACGAAATTAATAATTGGATTCGGCAAAAATTTTTTCAAAGGGATCATAATATAGCCTGTGGAGACATCGTTAATATCCATAATAGTTTTTTTGTGAAAAATGATGATATTCCAGATAGTTCAATTTATGTTCCAAATGATTCTTTCGCAGAAGTTATAAAAATTAAAGAAGATATTCAGCCATTAATACAACCCCTCAAAGGGAGAGATGAGCCAATTAAAGTTAACTTTATTCATCTTCGAGTACGCTTACTTCATAATAATCAAGAGATAGAGTTTCTGTGCTTAAAAGACTATTTATACGCTGAAAAACCTGAAATAGATAAAGATACTCTTTTAGCACTTTACATTTCTGCAAAGACAAGGTTTAAGCAGTTGCAGAATTTAGAAACAACAAACATAGAAGAATCAGACTATGAAGAGTCAGTTGCTTTAGCTAATTTTTTGCGAGGTGATCCTTACTTGAACGCAGCACAGTTGAGATTTGGATATGCACTAACAGTTAATCGAGCGCAAGGGCAGAAATTTAGGACTGTAATTGCAAATATGGATACTAATCAAGGAAAAACAAATGAGACTTATTTTCGTTGGGTTTATACTTTGTTTTCTATAGCCAATGATAAACTAATTTTATCAAATATTCCCTCAATAACACCTTTTGACAGAGCAATATGGGATGCTAGTAATAGCAAGATTGATTCTATTTATCCCTGTAATTTTATAGAGTTTGATCCTAATGCTGAAATAGGTATAGAGAATATTATAGAGTTTGATATTCCAGAAGTAGCGTTGAGAAATTTTTATTGGTATATCAAAAAGAAGTTAGATGCTCAAGGTATCAAAATCACATCTTACAATCATCACAATTACCAGGAAATTTATAGTTTTGAGGCAGAAAACGTCACAGCATATTGCTCAATACGCTTTTATTATAATGGAAAATATCAAATCAGTAGAGCCGAAACAATAAAGTCTGATCCTCCTGATTTTGCCGAGAAAGTACGTAATTTTATTTCATCGGAAATTGTATGTGCTACTAAAATTCAACAAGATATATATAAATTAATCCAGAATAAATTAGATAAATATAAAATTTTAATTCAAGCAATAGAGCATAATAATTATGAAGAGATTTATTACTTAACTTCAAAAAATAGTAATCTAAAATTAAAAATTACCTATGATGGAGATGGATTTATAACAAGGTTATCTCCATTGAAATATTCAAACAATGAAATTATGGAAGCGGTTCGTATAGCCTTGGAAATTTAG
- a CDS encoding DUF7017 domain-containing protein translates to MQPYQEVTALRKEGCLEEAYSRGYELLKEYPEDEKLRNSIGWVLYEKIKNIVNLAHQPKTTISEKHSEEIRQILRKYAALKLSRPDLLFSLLLAQTIRFPKELEFFPKFMQWAGIESFRIEDYRVEKQSDKIFEPLIEKAARETGKIAQGWKGDSDLQEFSILLINNALLQAEVQKPEWLHYHKALLLKQLGRLEEAKTLLLSFIQVKRNEFWAWRALGKVVENSDTSLALALYAKACLTCNDLNFGVGVFEDLSRLAAHEGKISLAKWAADQAFTTRNQNQWKIPQSLRELLEADWYSQAKVIISAKEVLLDLAADAEKVIWVNCPRYSANFLGIFTTQSGKQMAKFGLLSNRCSQELASPARGLLNNVNLEIGEPVTVTVDETDEHRTVVLMEKRQSGIHFDQLERIYGIVDHHHEGKAFIYLNPQKQFTLTYTDFPVIQTMKPGMSIEMICARHRDRINPYQIFAVSFRQTENISLVVGVLRLHPNGFGFVGDAFVSPELASQLKDGQEIHLIVAKKLDKRKNQLGWKAIALLTYEPKC, encoded by the coding sequence ATGCAACCATATCAAGAAGTTACAGCTTTAAGAAAAGAAGGGTGTTTAGAAGAAGCTTATTCAAGAGGATATGAGCTACTGAAAGAATATCCAGAAGATGAAAAATTACGTAATAGTATTGGCTGGGTTCTTTATGAAAAAATCAAAAATATAGTTAATTTAGCACATCAACCTAAAACAACCATTAGTGAAAAGCACAGTGAAGAGATTAGGCAAATTCTCAGAAAGTATGCGGCTCTCAAACTATCTCGACCTGATCTTCTTTTTAGTCTTTTATTGGCTCAAACTATTAGGTTTCCAAAGGAGCTAGAATTTTTTCCCAAGTTTATGCAGTGGGCTGGGATTGAAAGTTTCAGGATAGAAGACTACCGTGTAGAAAAGCAAAGCGATAAGATATTTGAACCTTTGATTGAAAAAGCAGCAAGGGAAACAGGAAAAATTGCTCAAGGTTGGAAAGGAGATTCTGATCTGCAAGAGTTTTCCATCTTACTAATCAATAATGCACTTTTGCAAGCAGAAGTTCAAAAGCCTGAATGGTTGCACTATCATAAAGCTTTATTACTGAAACAGTTAGGTCGATTAGAAGAAGCTAAAACTCTTTTGCTATCATTTATTCAAGTAAAACGTAATGAATTTTGGGCTTGGCGTGCGTTGGGTAAGGTTGTAGAAAATTCTGATACCTCACTAGCCTTGGCTCTTTATGCAAAAGCTTGCTTAACTTGTAATGATTTGAATTTTGGTGTTGGTGTCTTTGAGGATCTCAGCCGACTTGCTGCTCATGAAGGTAAAATATCCTTAGCAAAATGGGCTGCTGATCAAGCTTTTACTACTCGTAATCAGAACCAATGGAAAATTCCTCAGTCGCTGCGTGAGTTATTAGAGGCTGATTGGTACTCACAGGCAAAAGTTATTATCTCTGCAAAAGAAGTTTTATTAGACTTAGCTGCTGATGCAGAGAAAGTAATTTGGGTAAATTGTCCACGTTATAGTGCTAACTTCCTTGGTATATTTACAACCCAAAGTGGTAAGCAAATGGCCAAATTTGGGTTATTATCTAACAGATGTTCTCAAGAATTAGCCAGTCCAGCACGAGGGTTGCTCAATAACGTAAATCTTGAAATCGGTGAGCCAGTCACAGTAACCGTTGATGAAACTGATGAACATCGAACTGTAGTTTTGATGGAAAAACGTCAGTCAGGTATTCATTTTGATCAGTTAGAGCGTATCTATGGAATTGTTGATCACCATCACGAAGGAAAAGCTTTTATTTACTTAAATCCACAAAAGCAATTTACACTCACATACACTGATTTTCCGGTTATACAAACTATGAAACCTGGAATGTCTATAGAAATGATATGTGCAAGACACCGCGATCGCATTAATCCGTACCAAATATTTGCAGTTTCTTTTCGCCAAACAGAAAATATTTCTCTTGTGGTTGGCGTTTTGCGGTTACATCCAAATGGATTTGGTTTTGTTGGAGATGCTTTTGTTTCACCTGAGTTAGCTAGTCAGTTGAAGGATGGACAAGAAATACATCTGATTGTGGCGAAAAAATTAGATAAGAGGAAAAATCAACTAGGATGGAAAGCGATCGCACTACTCACCTACGAGCCTAAGTGCTGA
- a CDS encoding DUF3368 domain-containing protein — translation MTRRWVVNSSPLIVLTKINQVHLLFELCDEVIIPSGVVREICVAPDNDPAKLWILNEGSGYVRDVEQIEPMIAAWDLGLGESQVLTWIHNNPGYEAILDDRAAKIAALALGMLTRGTLGVILLAKQKGRVEAARPIFEQLIQVGFRVSTQVLESALRLVGE, via the coding sequence GTGACTAGACGATGGGTTGTAAATTCTTCGCCATTGATTGTACTTACTAAGATTAATCAGGTTCATCTGCTGTTTGAACTCTGCGATGAAGTTATTATTCCTAGTGGTGTGGTTCGGGAAATCTGCGTTGCACCAGATAATGACCCGGCAAAACTCTGGATTTTGAATGAAGGATCTGGCTATGTTCGAGATGTAGAACAAATTGAACCCATGATTGCAGCATGGGATCTTGGTTTGGGAGAAAGTCAAGTTCTTACCTGGATACATAACAACCCAGGCTATGAAGCAATTTTAGACGATCGCGCTGCAAAAATAGCCGCACTTGCTTTAGGGATGCTGACCAGGGGAACTTTAGGTGTGATTTTACTAGCGAAACAAAAAGGTAGGGTAGAAGCTGCTAGACCAATTTTTGAACAACTGATTCAGGTGGGATTCAGAGTGAGTACACAAGTTTTAGAGTCAGCACTTAGGCTCGTAGGTGAGTAG
- a CDS encoding UPF0175 family protein — MTIQISIELPNDVFSALRSNPETFVQEMRLAAAVKWYEVGMLSQSKAAEIAGVSRHQFLEALHRYNVSPFQVTPEELAEELERD; from the coding sequence ATGACCATACAAATTAGTATTGAACTGCCAAATGATGTGTTTTCTGCTCTCCGCAGTAACCCAGAAACTTTTGTTCAGGAAATGCGTTTAGCTGCGGCTGTCAAATGGTATGAGGTTGGGATGCTTTCTCAATCTAAAGCTGCGGAAATTGCTGGAGTGAGTCGCCATCAGTTTCTAGAAGCATTGCATCGCTATAATGTTTCACCTTTCCAAGTAACTCCCGAAGAATTAGCCGAGGAGTTAGAGCGTGACTAG
- a CDS encoding integrase, with the protein MNRTQEAFADFQQTAITDGGYLGRMQAVTNQENHLAEKLAIELKAVNARLKAARVNVSVRKSGKALQLRTTLPIKPGDIDKNGIGTKQYDISLGIPFNFDGLNTAEEEAHELGKLIARKQFQWNDKYLGKTHKKTIGKTIGDLIADFENNYFQTRKRTLRSENTFNSYRYIAQTHLPKDKLANNANFIEAVNCCNSSDSVKNELIKVIRVLCKCSGLEVPELSNLKIKPSSTRKRDIPTDAEIEQEYLKFENYALNRPSKLLTREDRSNWKLWRWVYGMLATYGLRPREIFLNPDLDWWLSSDNTMNTWRVNEECKTGEREALPLYPRWVEIFNLKTDTEAIELLKAKIIDKISSKQINSARHGTDRWFRFVGIPFQPYDLRHAWAIRAHLMGIPIKAAADNLGHSVNMHTSIYQKWFSLENRKVAIEEAIKKKSKVQELQDMVIELHQENEKLRLENEKLRLQIENQELIRIIN; encoded by the coding sequence ATGAACAGAACACAGGAAGCATTTGCCGATTTTCAACAAACAGCCATCACTGATGGAGGATATTTAGGCAGAATGCAAGCAGTCACAAATCAAGAAAATCACCTGGCGGAAAAATTGGCAATCGAGTTAAAGGCGGTCAATGCTAGACTAAAAGCTGCTAGGGTCAATGTTTCCGTCAGAAAATCTGGTAAAGCACTACAACTGAGAACTACCCTACCCATTAAACCAGGAGATATTGATAAGAACGGTATAGGAACAAAGCAATACGACATTTCTTTGGGTATTCCGTTTAATTTTGATGGATTAAATACTGCGGAAGAAGAAGCCCATGAGTTAGGAAAGCTAATAGCAAGAAAACAATTTCAATGGAATGATAAATACTTAGGCAAAACGCACAAAAAAACTATAGGAAAAACAATTGGTGATTTGATTGCAGATTTCGAGAATAATTATTTCCAAACTCGAAAACGTACTTTGAGAAGTGAAAATACATTTAATAGTTATCGCTATATTGCTCAAACGCATTTGCCCAAGGATAAACTAGCAAACAATGCCAATTTTATTGAAGCTGTAAACTGTTGTAATTCATCTGATAGTGTCAAAAATGAGTTAATTAAAGTTATTAGGGTTTTGTGTAAGTGTTCTGGTTTGGAAGTTCCAGAATTAAGTAATCTGAAAATAAAACCTAGTTCTACCCGCAAGCGTGATATACCTACTGATGCAGAAATAGAACAGGAATATCTCAAGTTTGAGAATTATGCCCTGAATCGTCCCAGTAAATTGCTGACAAGGGAAGATAGAAGTAATTGGAAGTTATGGCGTTGGGTATATGGAATGTTAGCTACCTATGGATTAAGACCTAGAGAAATTTTTCTCAATCCTGATTTAGATTGGTGGTTATCATCAGATAATACAATGAATACTTGGCGTGTGAATGAAGAATGTAAAACAGGGGAAAGGGAAGCTTTACCTTTATATCCCCGTTGGGTGGAGATTTTTAATTTAAAAACAGATACAGAAGCAATTGAGTTACTAAAAGCGAAGATTATAGATAAAATTTCCAGTAAACAAATCAATTCTGCTCGGCATGGTACAGATAGATGGTTTAGATTTGTCGGTATTCCTTTTCAACCCTATGATTTACGCCATGCTTGGGCAATTCGGGCGCATTTAATGGGAATACCAATTAAAGCTGCTGCTGATAATTTGGGTCATTCTGTGAATATGCACACATCCATTTATCAAAAATGGTTCAGTTTGGAAAATCGCAAGGTTGCTATTGAAGAGGCGATTAAGAAAAAGTCTAAGGTGCAAGAATTACAAGATATGGTGATTGAACTTCATCAGGAAAATGAGAAATTGAGATTAGAAAATGAGAAATTGCGGTTACAAATAGAAAATCAAGAGTTAATACGGATAATAAATTAA